A region of Oxyura jamaicensis isolate SHBP4307 breed ruddy duck chromosome 9, BPBGC_Ojam_1.0, whole genome shotgun sequence DNA encodes the following proteins:
- the KIF1A gene encoding kinesin-like protein KIF1A isoform X16 has product MAGASVKVAVRVRPFNSREMSRESKCIIQMSGSTTTILNPKQPKETPKSFSFDYSYWSHTTPADINYASQKQVYRDIGEEMLQHAFEGYNVCIFAYGQTGAGKSYTMMGKQEKDQQGIIPQLCEDLFSRINDTTNDNMSYSVEVSYMEIYCERVRDLLNPKNKGNLRVREHPLMGPYVEDLSKLAVTSYNDIQDLMDSGNKARTVAATNMNETSSRSHAVFNIIFTQKRHDAETDITTEKVSKISLVDLAGSERADSTGAKGTRLKEGANINKSLTTLGKVISALAEMDSGPNKNKKKKKTDFIPYRDSVLTWLLRENLGGNSRTAMVAALSPADINYDETLSTLRYADRAKQIRCNAVINEDPNNKLIRELKDEVARLRDLLYAQGLGDIIDMTNAIAGISPSSSLSALSSRAASVASLHERIMFAPGSEEAIERLKETEKIIAELNETWEEKLRRTEAIRMEREALLAEMGVAMREDGGTLGVFSPKKTPHLVNLNEDPLMSECLLYYIKDGITRVGREDAEKRQDIVLSGHFIKEEHCLFRSDTRTGGEVIVTLEPCEGADTYVNGKKVTEPSVLRSGNRIIMGKSHVFRFNHPEQARQERERTPCAETPAEPVDWAFAQRELLEKQGIDMKQEMEQRLQELEDQYRREREEANYLLEQQRLDYESKLEALQKQMDSRYYPEANEEEEEPEDEVQWTEREFELALWAFRKWKWYQFTSLRDLLWGNAIFLKEANAISVELKKKVQFQFVLLTDTLYSPLPPDLLPPDAAKDREKRPFPRTIVAVEVQDQKNGATHYWTLEKLRQRLDLMREMYDRAAEVPSSVIEDCDNVVTGGDPFYDRFPWFRLVGSSDISGCNSSPLFNTCMSERMADLTPSPTFSNPDSDITEPADEQHEGQEEEEEEAEDLEEDIFPECPLCDGRDPFYDRSPLFSLVGRAFVYLSNLLYPVPLVHRVAIVSEKGEVKGFLRVAVQAISADEEAPDYGSGVRQSGTAKISFDDQHFEKFQSESCPAVGMSRSGTSQEELRIVEGQGQISDLGPSADEVNNNTCAVTPEDLLLDSPEKSTMDGPLEAALDHLKLGSIFTFRVTVLQASSISAEYADIFCQFNFIHRHDEAFSTEPLKNTGRGPPLGFYHVQNIAVEVTKSFIEYIKSQPIVFEVFGHYQQHPFPPLCKDVLSPLRPSRRHFPRVMPLSKPVPATKLSTMTRPSAGPCQCKYDLMVFFEICELEANGDYIPAVVDHRGGMPCHGTFLLHQGIQRRITVTLVHETGSLIRWKEVRELVVGRIRNTPEADESLIDPNILSLNILSSGYIHPSQDDRTFYQFETAWDSSMHNSLLLNRVTPYREKIYITLSAYIEMENCTQPAVITKDFCMVFYSRDAKLPASRSIRNLFGSGSLRASESNRVTGVYELSLCRVADAGSPGMQRRRRRVLDTSVAYVRGEENLAGWRPRSDSLILDHQWELEKLSLLQEVEKTRHYLLLREKLETTQRLGLESLSPCSSEDSESRSTSCVSSPLSADGAPEGRTSLPETPSERQKELAVKCLRLLTHTFNREYSHSHVCISASESKLSEMSVTLMRDPSMSALGVTTLTPSSTCPSLVEGRYNAMEVRTLQVSSRVESPDLEPVVEGEQKKSPARRPEEEKEPQRLLVPDIQEIRVSPIVSKKGYLHFLEPHTNGWVKRFVVVRRPYVYIYNSDKDSVERAILNLSKAQVEYSEDQQAMLKTPNTFAVCTEHRGILLQASSDKDMHDWLYAFNPLLAGSIRSKLSRRRTAQMRI; this is encoded by the exons CCATCCTGAACCCGAAGCAACCCAAAGAGACACCGAAAAGCTTCAGCTTTGACTATTCCTACTGGTCCCACACCACG CCCGCAGACATCAATTATGCATCCCAGAAGCAGGTGTACCGGGACATTGGCGAGGAGATGTTGCAGCATGCCTTCGAAGGCTATAACGTCTGCATCTTTGCCTACGGGCAGACAGGGGCTGGCAAATCCTACACCATGAtggggaagcaggagaaggaCCAGCAAGGCATCATCCCACAG CTGTGTGAGGACCTCTTCTCCCGAATCAACGACACAACCAACGACAACATGTCCTACTCCGTGGAG GTGAGCTACATGGAGATATACTGCGAGCGGGTCAGAGACCTCCTGAACCCCAAGAACAAGGGGAACCTGCGGGTGAGGGAGCATCCCCTCATGGGCCCCTATGTCGAGGACCTCTCCAAGCTGGCTGTGACCTCCTACAATGACATCCAGGATCTCATGGACTCAGGGAACAAGGCCCG CACGGTGGCTGCCACCAACATGAACGAGACCAGCAGCCGCTCACACGCCGTCTTCAACATCATCTTCACCCAGAAGCGACACGACGCCGAGACGGACATCACCACCGAGAAG GTCAGCAAAATCAGCCTGGTGGACCTGGCTGGGAGCGAGCGAGCTGACTCCACCGGTGCGAAGGGCACGAGGCTGAAG GAAGGAGCAAACATCAACAAGTCCTTGACCACACTGGGGAAAGTCATCTCTGCTCTGGCCGAAATG GATTCAGGGCCAAATAAG aacaagaagaagaagaaaacgGATTTCATCCCCTACCGGGACTCGGTGCTAACCTGGCTGCTGCGGGAGAACCTGG GGGGCAACTCCAGGACCGCCATGGTCGCTGCGCTCAGCCCCGCCGACATCAACTACGATGAGACCCTCAGCACGTTAAG GTATGCTGATCGCGCCAAGCAGATCCGCTGCAACGCCGTCATCAACGAGGACCCCAACAACAAGCTCATCCGGGAGCTGAAGGACGAGGTGGCCCGCCTGCGTGACCTCCTCTACGCCCAGGGTCTCGGGGACATCATTGACA TGACCAACGCCATTGCCGGCATCAgcccctcttcctccctgtcAGCTCTCTCCAGCCGCGCCGCCTCCGTTGCCAGCCTCCACGAGCGCATCATGTTTGCTCCAGGCAGCGAAGAGGCCATCGAGAGGCTTAAG GAAACAGAGAAGATCATTGCTGAGCTGAACGAGACGTGGGAGGAGAAGCTGCGCAGGACAGAGGCGATCCGGATGGAGAG ggaagCCTTGCTGGCCGAGATGGGGGTGGCCATGAGAGAGGACGGAGGCACCCTGGGTGTTTTCTCTCCTAAAAAG ACGCCCCACTTGGTCAACCTGAACGAGGACCCGCTCATGTCTGAGTGCCTTCTCTACTACATCAAGGACGGGATAACCAG GGTTGGTCGGGAAGATGCAGAGAAGAGGCAGGACATTGTTCTCAGCGGGCACTTCATCAAGGAAGAGCACTGCCTCTTCCGCAGCGACACAAGGACGGGCGGTGAAG TGATTGTGACCCTGGAGCCCTGCGAAGGCGCCGACACCTACGTGAATGGCAAAAAGGTGACGGAGCCCAGCGTCCTGCGGTCAG GAAACCGGATCATCATGGGGAAGAGCCACGTCTTCCGCTTCAACCACCCCGAGCAGGCCCGGCAGGAGCGGGAGCGGACGCCGTGTGCGGAGACGCCCGCCGAGCCCGTGGACTGGGCCTTTGCCCAGagagagctgctggagaagcagggcATCGACATGAAGCAGGAGATGGAGCAGAG GCTGCAGGAACTGGAGGACCAGTACCGGCGGGAGAGGGAGGAGGCCAATTACCttctggagcagcagaggctg GACTATGAGAGCAAATTGGaggctctgcagaagcagatgGACTCTAGGTATTACCCTGAGGCCAACGAGGAAGAAGAAGAACCTGAAGATGAAG TGcagtggacggagcgggagttCGAGCTCGCCCTCTGGGCCTTCAGGAAGTGGAAGTGGTACCAGTTCACCTCCCTCCGTGACCTGCTGTGGGGCAACGCCATCTTCCTCAAGGAAGCCAACGCCATCAGCGTGGAGCTGAAGAAAAAG GTCCAGTTCCAGTTTGTCCTCCTGACGGACACGCTGTATTCGCCGCTCCCTCCCGACCTGCTGCCTCCTGATGCTGCCAAGGACCGGGAGAAGCGGCCGTTCCCCCGGACCATCGTGGCTGTGGAGGTGCAGGACCAGAAGAACGGGGCAACGCATTACTGGACCCTGGAGAAGCTCAG GCAGCGCCTGGACCTAATGCGCGAAATGTACGACCGTGCAGCAGAAGTGCCTTCGAGCGTCATCGAGGACTGCGACAACGTGGTGACCGGCGGAGATCCCTTCTACGACCGCTTCCCGTGGTTCAGGCTGGTTGGCAG TTCAGATATCTCTGGCTGCAACAGCTCTCCTCTTTTCAACACATGCATGAGCGAGCGCATGGCTGATCTCACCCCCTCCCCTACCTTCTCGAACCCCGACTCCGACATCACCGAGCCTGCTGACGAGCAGCacgaggggcaggaggaggaggaggaggaggcggaggacCTGGAGGAAGACATCTTTCCGGAGTGCCCGCTGTGTGATGGCCGGGATCCGTTTTACGACCGCTCCCCCCTGTTCAGTTTAGTAGGAAG GGCCTTCGTGTACCTCAGCAACCTGCTGTACCCCGTGCCCCTGGTCCATCGCGTGGCCATCGTCAGCGAGAAGGGCGAGGTGAAGGGCTTCCTGCGCGTGGCCGTCCAGGCCATCTCAG CCGACGAGGAGGCCCCGGACTATGGCTCCGGAGTGCGGCAGTCGGGGACGGCGAAGATATCCTTTGACGACCAGCACTTTGAGAAG TTCCAGTCCGAGTCCTGCCCCGCCGTGGGGATGTCCCGCTCGGGAACCTCCCAGGAGGAGCTGCGCATCGTCGAAGGCCAGGGGCAGATCAGTGACTTGGGGCCCTCCGCCGACGAAGTCAACAACAACACCTGCGCAG TGACACCAGAGGACCTTCTCCTGGACAGCCCAGAGAAGTCCACAATGGATGGGCCCCTGGAGGCAGCTCTGGACCACCTGAAGCTGGGCAGCATCTTCACTTTCCGAGTGACTGTCCTGCAAGCCTCCAGCATCTCAGCAGAATATGCAGATATCTTCTGCCAGTTCAA CTTCATCCATCGCCACGACGAGGCCTTTTCAACAGAGCCCTTGAAGAACACAGGGCGAGGGCCGCCGCTGGGTTTCTACCACGTCCAAAAC atTGCTGTGGAGGTGACCAAGTCCTTCATCGAGTACATCAAGAGCCAGCCGATCGTATTTGAAGTTTTTGGGCACTATCAGCAACACCCCTTCCCACCTCTCTGCAAGGACGTCCTCAG CCCACTGAGGCCATCCCGGCGCCACTTCCCCCGGGTGATGCCGCTCTCCAAGCCAG tgcctgccACCAAACTGAGCACCATGACTCGTCCCAGCGCCGGACCCTGCCAGTGCAAGTACGACCTGATGGTCTTCTTCGAGATCTGCGAGCTGGAGGCCAATGGCGA CTACATCCCGGCCGTTGTGGACCACCGCGGAGGCATGCCGTGCCACGGCACCTTCCTGCTCCACCAG GGTATCCAGAGGAGGATCACCGTCACCTTGGTGCATGAAACGGGCAGCCTGATCCGCTGGAAGGAAGTGCGGGAGCTGGTTGTGG GTCGGATCCGGAACACCCCAGAAGCTGACGAGTCTCTCATCGACCCCAACATCCTGTCCCTGAACATCCTGTCCTCTGGCTACATCCATCCTTCCCAGGATGACCG GACTTTCTACCAGTTTGAGACGGCGTGGGACAGCTCCATGCACAACTCCCTGCTGCTCAACCGCGTCACCCCGTACCGGGAGAAAATCTACATCACCCTTTCCGCATACATCGAG ATGGAGAACTGCACCCAGCCCGCCGTCATCACCAAAGATTTCTGCATGGTTTTCTACTCCCGCGACGCCAAGCTCCCTGCCTCCCGCTCCATCCGCAACCTCTTCGGCAGCGGCAGCCTGCGGGCTTCCGAGAG CAACCGCGTGACGGGCGTCTACGAGCTGAGCCTGTGCCGTGTGGCGGACGCCGGCAGTCCAG GCATGCAGAGGCGTCGCCGGCGTGTGCTGGACACCTCCGTAGCCTACGTCAGGGGAGAGGAGAACCTGGCCGGCTGGCGGCCCCGCAGCGACAGCCTCATCCTCGACCATCAGTGGGAGCTGGAGAAACTCAGCCTCCTGCAAGAA GTGGAGAAGACCAGGCACTACCTGCTGCTGCGTGAGAAGCTGGAGACCACCCAGCGGCTGGGCCTGGAGAGCCTGTCCCCGTGCTCCAGCGAGGACTCCGAGTCTCGAAGCACCTCCTGCGTCTCCTCCCCGCTGTCTGCCGACGGGGCCCCGGAGGGACGGACCTCTCTGCCCGAGACCCCCAGCGAGAGGCAGAAGGAGCTGGCTGTGAAG TGCCTGCGCCTGCTCACGCACACCTTCAACCGCGAGTACAGCCACAGCCACGTCTGCATCAGCGCCAGCGAGAGCAAG CTGTCTGAAATGTCTGTGACCCTGATGAGAGATCCCTCCATGTCAGCTCTCGGGGTCACCACCCTCACCCCCTCCTCAACCTGCCCATCGCTGGTGGAAGGACGCTACAATGCCATGGAAGTCAG AACCCTGCAGGTCTCCTCCAGGGTGGAGAGTCCTGACCTGGAGCCTGTGGTGGAAGGGGAGCAGAAGAAGTCCCCAGCCCGCCGgcctgaggaagagaaggagccCCAGCGTCTGCTGGTGCCCGACATTCAGGAGATCCGGGTCAG ccccatCGTCTCCAAGAAGGGCTACCTGCACTTCCTGGAGCCCCACACCAACGGGTGGGTGAAGCGCTTCGTGGTGGTCAGGCGCCCGTACGTCTACATCTACAACTCGGACAAGGACTCGGTGGAGAGGGCCATACTCAACCTCTCCAAGGCCCAAGTGGAGTACAGCGAGGACCAGCAGGCCATGCTGAAG ACCCCCAACACCTTCGCGGTGTGCACGGAGCACCGGGGCATCCTGCTGCAGGCGAGCAGTGACAAGGACATGCACGACTGGCTCTACGCCTTCAACCCCCTCCTGGCTGGGTCCATAAG ATCCAAGCTGTCCAGAAGGAGAACAGCCCAGATGAGAATCTAA
- the KIF1A gene encoding kinesin-like protein KIF1A isoform X14, with protein MAGASVKVAVRVRPFNSREMSRESKCIIQMSGSTTTILNPKQPKETPKSFSFDYSYWSHTTPADINYASQKQVYRDIGEEMLQHAFEGYNVCIFAYGQTGAGKSYTMMGKQEKDQQGIIPQLCEDLFSRINDTTNDNMSYSVEVSYMEIYCERVRDLLNPKNKGNLRVREHPLMGPYVEDLSKLAVTSYNDIQDLMDSGNKARTVAATNMNETSSRSHAVFNIIFTQKRHDAETDITTEKVSKISLVDLAGSERADSTGAKGTRLKEGANINKSLTTLGKVISALAEMDSGPNKNKKKKKTDFIPYRDSVLTWLLRENLGGNSRTAMVAALSPADINYDETLSTLRYADRAKQIRCNAVINEDPNNKLIRELKDEVARLRDLLYAQGLGDIIDMTNAIAGISPSSSLSALSSRAASVASLHERIMFAPGSEEAIERLKETEKIIAELNETWEEKLRRTEAIRMEREALLAEMGVAMREDGGTLGVFSPKKTPHLVNLNEDPLMSECLLYYIKDGITRVGREDAEKRQDIVLSGHFIKEEHCLFRSDTRTGGEVIVTLEPCEGADTYVNGKKVTEPSVLRSGNRIIMGKSHVFRFNHPEQARQERERTPCAETPAEPVDWAFAQRELLEKQGIDMKQEMEQRLQELEDQYRREREEANYLLEQQRLDYESKLEALQKQMDSRYYPEANEEEEEPEDEVQWTEREFELALWAFRKWKWYQFTSLRDLLWGNAIFLKEANAISVELKKKVQFQFVLLTDTLYSPLPPDLLPPDAAKDREKRPFPRTIVAVEVQDQKNGATHYWTLEKLRQRLDLMREMYDRAAEVPSSVIEDCDNVVTGGDPFYDRFPWFRLVGSSDISGCNSSPLFNTCMSERMADLTPSPTFSNPDSDITEPADEQHEGQEEEEEEAEDLEEDIFPECPLCDGRDPFYDRSPLFSLVGRAFVYLSNLLYPVPLVHRVAIVSEKGEVKGFLRVAVQAISADEEAPDYGSGVRQSGTAKISFDDQHFEKFQSESCPAVGMSRSGTSQEELRIVEGQGQISDLGPSADEVNNNTCAVTPEDLLLDSPEKSTMDGPLEAALDHLKLGSIFTFRVTVLQASSISAEYADIFCQFNFIHRHDEAFSTEPLKNTGRGPPLGFYHVQNIAVEVTKSFIEYIKSQPIVFEVFGHYQQHPFPPLCKDVLSPLRPSRRHFPRVMPLSKPVPATKLSTMTRPSAGPCQCKYDLMVFFEICELEANGDYIPAVVDHRGGMPCHGTFLLHQGIQRRITVTLVHETGSLIRWKEVRELVVGRIRNTPEADESLIDPNILSLNILSSGYIHPSQDDRQFLDSDMPRTFYQFETAWDSSMHNSLLLNRVTPYREKIYITLSAYIEMENCTQPAVITKDFCMVFYSRDAKLPASRSIRNLFGSGSLRASESNRVTGVYELSLCRVADAGSPGMQRRRRRVLDTSVAYVRGEENLAGWRPRSDSLILDHQWELEKLSLLQEVEKTRHYLLLREKLETTQRLGLESLSPCSSEDSESRSTSCVSSPLSADGAPEGRTSLPETPSERQKELAVKCLRLLTHTFNREYSHSHVCISASESKLSEMSVTLMRDPSMSALGVTTLTPSSTCPSLVEGRYNAMEVRTLQVSSRVESPDLEPVVEGEQKKSPARRPEEEKEPQRLLVPDIQEIRVSPIVSKKGYLHFLEPHTNGWVKRFVVVRRPYVYIYNSDKDSVERAILNLSKAQVEYSEDQQAMLKTPNTFAVCTEHRGILLQASSDKDMHDWLYAFNPLLAGSIRSKLSRRRTAQMRI; from the exons CCATCCTGAACCCGAAGCAACCCAAAGAGACACCGAAAAGCTTCAGCTTTGACTATTCCTACTGGTCCCACACCACG CCCGCAGACATCAATTATGCATCCCAGAAGCAGGTGTACCGGGACATTGGCGAGGAGATGTTGCAGCATGCCTTCGAAGGCTATAACGTCTGCATCTTTGCCTACGGGCAGACAGGGGCTGGCAAATCCTACACCATGAtggggaagcaggagaaggaCCAGCAAGGCATCATCCCACAG CTGTGTGAGGACCTCTTCTCCCGAATCAACGACACAACCAACGACAACATGTCCTACTCCGTGGAG GTGAGCTACATGGAGATATACTGCGAGCGGGTCAGAGACCTCCTGAACCCCAAGAACAAGGGGAACCTGCGGGTGAGGGAGCATCCCCTCATGGGCCCCTATGTCGAGGACCTCTCCAAGCTGGCTGTGACCTCCTACAATGACATCCAGGATCTCATGGACTCAGGGAACAAGGCCCG CACGGTGGCTGCCACCAACATGAACGAGACCAGCAGCCGCTCACACGCCGTCTTCAACATCATCTTCACCCAGAAGCGACACGACGCCGAGACGGACATCACCACCGAGAAG GTCAGCAAAATCAGCCTGGTGGACCTGGCTGGGAGCGAGCGAGCTGACTCCACCGGTGCGAAGGGCACGAGGCTGAAG GAAGGAGCAAACATCAACAAGTCCTTGACCACACTGGGGAAAGTCATCTCTGCTCTGGCCGAAATG GATTCAGGGCCAAATAAG aacaagaagaagaagaaaacgGATTTCATCCCCTACCGGGACTCGGTGCTAACCTGGCTGCTGCGGGAGAACCTGG GGGGCAACTCCAGGACCGCCATGGTCGCTGCGCTCAGCCCCGCCGACATCAACTACGATGAGACCCTCAGCACGTTAAG GTATGCTGATCGCGCCAAGCAGATCCGCTGCAACGCCGTCATCAACGAGGACCCCAACAACAAGCTCATCCGGGAGCTGAAGGACGAGGTGGCCCGCCTGCGTGACCTCCTCTACGCCCAGGGTCTCGGGGACATCATTGACA TGACCAACGCCATTGCCGGCATCAgcccctcttcctccctgtcAGCTCTCTCCAGCCGCGCCGCCTCCGTTGCCAGCCTCCACGAGCGCATCATGTTTGCTCCAGGCAGCGAAGAGGCCATCGAGAGGCTTAAG GAAACAGAGAAGATCATTGCTGAGCTGAACGAGACGTGGGAGGAGAAGCTGCGCAGGACAGAGGCGATCCGGATGGAGAG ggaagCCTTGCTGGCCGAGATGGGGGTGGCCATGAGAGAGGACGGAGGCACCCTGGGTGTTTTCTCTCCTAAAAAG ACGCCCCACTTGGTCAACCTGAACGAGGACCCGCTCATGTCTGAGTGCCTTCTCTACTACATCAAGGACGGGATAACCAG GGTTGGTCGGGAAGATGCAGAGAAGAGGCAGGACATTGTTCTCAGCGGGCACTTCATCAAGGAAGAGCACTGCCTCTTCCGCAGCGACACAAGGACGGGCGGTGAAG TGATTGTGACCCTGGAGCCCTGCGAAGGCGCCGACACCTACGTGAATGGCAAAAAGGTGACGGAGCCCAGCGTCCTGCGGTCAG GAAACCGGATCATCATGGGGAAGAGCCACGTCTTCCGCTTCAACCACCCCGAGCAGGCCCGGCAGGAGCGGGAGCGGACGCCGTGTGCGGAGACGCCCGCCGAGCCCGTGGACTGGGCCTTTGCCCAGagagagctgctggagaagcagggcATCGACATGAAGCAGGAGATGGAGCAGAG GCTGCAGGAACTGGAGGACCAGTACCGGCGGGAGAGGGAGGAGGCCAATTACCttctggagcagcagaggctg GACTATGAGAGCAAATTGGaggctctgcagaagcagatgGACTCTAGGTATTACCCTGAGGCCAACGAGGAAGAAGAAGAACCTGAAGATGAAG TGcagtggacggagcgggagttCGAGCTCGCCCTCTGGGCCTTCAGGAAGTGGAAGTGGTACCAGTTCACCTCCCTCCGTGACCTGCTGTGGGGCAACGCCATCTTCCTCAAGGAAGCCAACGCCATCAGCGTGGAGCTGAAGAAAAAG GTCCAGTTCCAGTTTGTCCTCCTGACGGACACGCTGTATTCGCCGCTCCCTCCCGACCTGCTGCCTCCTGATGCTGCCAAGGACCGGGAGAAGCGGCCGTTCCCCCGGACCATCGTGGCTGTGGAGGTGCAGGACCAGAAGAACGGGGCAACGCATTACTGGACCCTGGAGAAGCTCAG GCAGCGCCTGGACCTAATGCGCGAAATGTACGACCGTGCAGCAGAAGTGCCTTCGAGCGTCATCGAGGACTGCGACAACGTGGTGACCGGCGGAGATCCCTTCTACGACCGCTTCCCGTGGTTCAGGCTGGTTGGCAG TTCAGATATCTCTGGCTGCAACAGCTCTCCTCTTTTCAACACATGCATGAGCGAGCGCATGGCTGATCTCACCCCCTCCCCTACCTTCTCGAACCCCGACTCCGACATCACCGAGCCTGCTGACGAGCAGCacgaggggcaggaggaggaggaggaggaggcggaggacCTGGAGGAAGACATCTTTCCGGAGTGCCCGCTGTGTGATGGCCGGGATCCGTTTTACGACCGCTCCCCCCTGTTCAGTTTAGTAGGAAG GGCCTTCGTGTACCTCAGCAACCTGCTGTACCCCGTGCCCCTGGTCCATCGCGTGGCCATCGTCAGCGAGAAGGGCGAGGTGAAGGGCTTCCTGCGCGTGGCCGTCCAGGCCATCTCAG CCGACGAGGAGGCCCCGGACTATGGCTCCGGAGTGCGGCAGTCGGGGACGGCGAAGATATCCTTTGACGACCAGCACTTTGAGAAG TTCCAGTCCGAGTCCTGCCCCGCCGTGGGGATGTCCCGCTCGGGAACCTCCCAGGAGGAGCTGCGCATCGTCGAAGGCCAGGGGCAGATCAGTGACTTGGGGCCCTCCGCCGACGAAGTCAACAACAACACCTGCGCAG TGACACCAGAGGACCTTCTCCTGGACAGCCCAGAGAAGTCCACAATGGATGGGCCCCTGGAGGCAGCTCTGGACCACCTGAAGCTGGGCAGCATCTTCACTTTCCGAGTGACTGTCCTGCAAGCCTCCAGCATCTCAGCAGAATATGCAGATATCTTCTGCCAGTTCAA CTTCATCCATCGCCACGACGAGGCCTTTTCAACAGAGCCCTTGAAGAACACAGGGCGAGGGCCGCCGCTGGGTTTCTACCACGTCCAAAAC atTGCTGTGGAGGTGACCAAGTCCTTCATCGAGTACATCAAGAGCCAGCCGATCGTATTTGAAGTTTTTGGGCACTATCAGCAACACCCCTTCCCACCTCTCTGCAAGGACGTCCTCAG CCCACTGAGGCCATCCCGGCGCCACTTCCCCCGGGTGATGCCGCTCTCCAAGCCAG tgcctgccACCAAACTGAGCACCATGACTCGTCCCAGCGCCGGACCCTGCCAGTGCAAGTACGACCTGATGGTCTTCTTCGAGATCTGCGAGCTGGAGGCCAATGGCGA CTACATCCCGGCCGTTGTGGACCACCGCGGAGGCATGCCGTGCCACGGCACCTTCCTGCTCCACCAG GGTATCCAGAGGAGGATCACCGTCACCTTGGTGCATGAAACGGGCAGCCTGATCCGCTGGAAGGAAGTGCGGGAGCTGGTTGTGG GTCGGATCCGGAACACCCCAGAAGCTGACGAGTCTCTCATCGACCCCAACATCCTGTCCCTGAACATCCTGTCCTCTGGCTACATCCATCCTTCCCAGGATGACCG GCAGTTTCTTGATTCGGATATGCCTAG GACTTTCTACCAGTTTGAGACGGCGTGGGACAGCTCCATGCACAACTCCCTGCTGCTCAACCGCGTCACCCCGTACCGGGAGAAAATCTACATCACCCTTTCCGCATACATCGAG ATGGAGAACTGCACCCAGCCCGCCGTCATCACCAAAGATTTCTGCATGGTTTTCTACTCCCGCGACGCCAAGCTCCCTGCCTCCCGCTCCATCCGCAACCTCTTCGGCAGCGGCAGCCTGCGGGCTTCCGAGAG CAACCGCGTGACGGGCGTCTACGAGCTGAGCCTGTGCCGTGTGGCGGACGCCGGCAGTCCAG GCATGCAGAGGCGTCGCCGGCGTGTGCTGGACACCTCCGTAGCCTACGTCAGGGGAGAGGAGAACCTGGCCGGCTGGCGGCCCCGCAGCGACAGCCTCATCCTCGACCATCAGTGGGAGCTGGAGAAACTCAGCCTCCTGCAAGAA GTGGAGAAGACCAGGCACTACCTGCTGCTGCGTGAGAAGCTGGAGACCACCCAGCGGCTGGGCCTGGAGAGCCTGTCCCCGTGCTCCAGCGAGGACTCCGAGTCTCGAAGCACCTCCTGCGTCTCCTCCCCGCTGTCTGCCGACGGGGCCCCGGAGGGACGGACCTCTCTGCCCGAGACCCCCAGCGAGAGGCAGAAGGAGCTGGCTGTGAAG TGCCTGCGCCTGCTCACGCACACCTTCAACCGCGAGTACAGCCACAGCCACGTCTGCATCAGCGCCAGCGAGAGCAAG CTGTCTGAAATGTCTGTGACCCTGATGAGAGATCCCTCCATGTCAGCTCTCGGGGTCACCACCCTCACCCCCTCCTCAACCTGCCCATCGCTGGTGGAAGGACGCTACAATGCCATGGAAGTCAG AACCCTGCAGGTCTCCTCCAGGGTGGAGAGTCCTGACCTGGAGCCTGTGGTGGAAGGGGAGCAGAAGAAGTCCCCAGCCCGCCGgcctgaggaagagaaggagccCCAGCGTCTGCTGGTGCCCGACATTCAGGAGATCCGGGTCAG ccccatCGTCTCCAAGAAGGGCTACCTGCACTTCCTGGAGCCCCACACCAACGGGTGGGTGAAGCGCTTCGTGGTGGTCAGGCGCCCGTACGTCTACATCTACAACTCGGACAAGGACTCGGTGGAGAGGGCCATACTCAACCTCTCCAAGGCCCAAGTGGAGTACAGCGAGGACCAGCAGGCCATGCTGAAG ACCCCCAACACCTTCGCGGTGTGCACGGAGCACCGGGGCATCCTGCTGCAGGCGAGCAGTGACAAGGACATGCACGACTGGCTCTACGCCTTCAACCCCCTCCTGGCTGGGTCCATAAG ATCCAAGCTGTCCAGAAGGAGAACAGCCCAGATGAGAATCTAA